The Thalassomonas actiniarum genome contains the following window.
GCTGGCGTTAGCGCATTATCGCGGCTGGACAGCAGCGCCGTCGGTAGTTAATCAAGGCCTGGCTGCGGTAACAAAGCACTATCAAGCACTGGCTAAACAGCAAAACAGGGCGGTATCACCGCCGGAAGCGTTATTGATCAACATGTCTTACGACGCCTATTTTGCTAAAAAATATCAGCAGGCGGTAGCGGGGTTTGAGCTGGCGGTGAAACTTTATCCGGGATCCGTTAATGCCCGTGACAGTTTAGCCGACGGTTATGAAGCGGCCGGACAATTAGCAAGAGCCTTAAACCAGCAAAAAGTGGCGGTGAAGCTGGCCAAAGAGCAAAATGCCGATAATCTGCAACAGGTTCGGGAACATTTGCAGAGTCTGGCAGAAAAAATCCAGGCAAAGCCTTTGTCATAACAGGCCAACGGCAGGACATCTTTTAGCTAAGGGCGTGGTTATTTTTGAAGGGGTCAGGGCTTGAGTTGCGCCTGACCCCGGCAAGTTCAGCTAATGCCTGGCTTTTCGCTTATTGAACATCATGGTGAAGATGATGATACCAGCGATATCTGCGCTGATATCGGCAAAGTCAAAGGTTCTGTTGACTAAAAACAACTGGCTCATTTCCTCGATAAGGGCCAGGGATAACACCAGCAGGGCGCCCAGCGGTAGCGGGTAGCCTTTAACCATCAGACATTTGTGGTTAAAGGCGATCACGGTCAGCTGGCTCAGGGTGCCGTATAACACCAGGTGGCCCAACTTATCGCCGTATGGCAGTGAGCGCACCAGCTCGAAAAAGATATTGTTATCGCCCTTGTTGGCGGCAAAGATATTCCAGCTTATAAACAACAGGAACAGCAGTGCCGGTATGATACGCAACATGTTATGGCTCTTCTTTGGCAGCTAAGGCGGCATTGTGCTTGCTGTTTAACTGTTCGCCGACCTGGTACCAGTCGATGTTCCGGGTGGTGAACATCACAATCGCCAGGCAAACAAAGGTTAACAGTGCCCCCATAACCAGGGCCAAGTCTTCGGCGCTGATGATGATATAAAGCGCGGTGTAAAGCAGCAGCAGTAAAGCGGCAAAGGCAAATGCCTGCTTAAAGCCTGCCAGGACATAGCGTAAATACGAGAGCAGCAAACCGGTACAGGCAAGGGAGGCTACCAGGTAGGCCAGTAGAAAAGCAATATGCTCGGACAGGGAGATCAGCAATAAGTAAAAGATCGCGATGGCAAATCCCACCAGGGTGTATTGGATCGGATGTATCGGCAATTTCATGATGACTTCAAAGATAAAAAAGCTGATAAAACTTAAGCCGATAAATAACATGCTGTACTTTACCGAGCGTTCGGATTGCAGATAAATATCTACCGCTTCAATATGTTTGATGCCAAAATCGCTGGTAAATAAGGGCTGACAAACCCTGTTTTCACATTGTGTTATTTTGTCGCTGATATTGCTGGCAAATGACGTGATTTTCCAGTTCGCCCGGTAGCCGTCTTGGCTGATGTTACGGGATGCAGGTAAGAACTCGCCGATAAATTGCGGATGGGGCCAGGTCGAACTTGCCTGGACCTTGGCCGCTTGTCCAACCGGGATAAAGGAGATGGCTTCCATACCCCGAAGTTCCAGCTGAAAAGTAAACTTGATAGGCTCGCTCAGGCTGCCGGTTGAAATATCTGCGGCGGGCTTGTCTGATATTGGCGGCATTTCAGGTAAGTAAGCATGCAGGCCTTTGTTATTTTCCAAAAGCTTGCTACCCGGTTGGAAGGGAATTTTTTTATCCTGCCACATCAGTGTCGGGATACTGTTGATACCCCTGGGATCTGAGACTGTGGTGGTGATATAAGGCCGGCCCAAACGGCCGCCGTGTGCTTCATTTTTGATCTCTTTTAGCATCGCCTGCCAGCTATCGGTATTGATTTGTCCGCTGATATCCAAACGGGTGGTATAAACCGGGATCTTGTAGATGCCTTTATGGCGAATGTCGTTGGTTATTTGGGCGTTGATCTTGATGTTGTCGGGAATAAGAAACCTGCGCTTGGCAAGCTTACTGATGTGCAGGGTTTTCTTTTGGCTTACCTTATCCACCAGGGTGGTTTCCCGGTTGACCTCATAGGGAAAAACCACCATGGCGGTCATGACTGTCTGCTGTCCGGTCCAGCTCTGGCTGACATCCTGTTTGGCCCGGGTTAAGAATTGCGATCTTTCGCTGATTTTATCGGCAATCATGCCAAGCGGGATCAGCAACAGCAGGGTTACAAAGCCGATGATGGCGAGTTTTATCGATAAGTTTTTTTGCATAAGGCACTCCTGAGGGTTTTTTTGCTCAGGATAAATGCCTTGTGTGGGCGGATTATGTGTTTTGTGTGTGCTTGATAAAAATAACCAAGGTATTTATCTGTGCTCCGGCTATGTAAGGTTAAGGGTTAACCGGGCGCAAACCCCTTTTTCCTTGTTGTTATCAAGTTCAATAGAGCCCAGGTGTAATTCGGCAATTTGTTTGACAAAACACAGGCCGAGCCCCGAGCTTTTCTTTTGTGAATCAGGGCGTGGCAGGGAGTAAAAGCGCTGAAAAATCTTATCTAAAGCATACGCGGGAATACCGCAGCCCTGATCCCGGATAAGTATGCTGGTTTGTATCCCCGGGGAGACCTTAACCGAGATGGTGCCGCCTTCGGGACTGAAATCCAGGGCGTTTTGCAGCAGGTTATCTATGGCCTGTGCCAGCAGGAAGCTGTCTCCCGAGATAAATAATTGTGACGGCATCTCGCTGGTGATGGTTACCGAACATTTGGCCGCCCGGGTTTGTTTGCTGCTGATGACCTGATTGATCACCGGGATCAAATCCAGGCGTTCAACTTTTTCTAAAGCATCCTGTTTTTCCACCGTTACCAGGGCCAGCAAGCGGTTGATCATTTCATCGATACGTTGTGCTTCATATTGAATATTGCCGATAAAGCGGCTTTGATCTGCTGCCGCCATTTGCGGGCTTAAGATCTCGCTGGCGCCTTTGATAGCGGAGACCGGGCTTTTTAGTTCATGGGTGAGGGCATGGACATATTTTTCCACATAGTCTTTGCCTTCAAGTTCGCGGCGCATATCATCGATGGCGGTGGCCAGTTTGGCCAATTCCGTTTCCCGAAGAGCCGGTACCTTTATTTGTTGTCCGCATCGGATAGCGTCGGCGTACTTGACCAGTTTGCGGATGGAGCGGGTCAGCCAGAACGACAGGGTTAAGGCGGCGATTAATGACAACAATACCAGGGAGAGGCCGCGTTTTTGGATGTTGGTGCGCGCCATCTCAATAAAAGGCTGTACGGTAACATTTGGTTTGGCGACCGTTAATACGCCGATGATTTGCTGTTTGTGTTTGATCGGCGCGGCGACATGCATCACGGTACTGAATTCATTATCGGGATCTGACTTAGTGCTTCTTGCGCCGTATTGTCCCCGTAAAGTCAGGTAAACATCATTCCATTGGGAGTAATCTTTGCCGACATCCCGCCTGGCCGAGTCATATTTTACTGTGCCTTTGGCATCGGTAATATAAATGCGGATATCGCTGGTTTGTTTGTTTATCGAAGAGATTTTTGCCTTGTGTGAGCGCTGCAGAAAGCTGTCCATGTCGGCAGTAAGGTGGCGCAGATCATCCGGGGAGGCGATGTATTCCCGGGTGACCATTTCTGCCAGTAAATTCGACATGTCCACCAGGGCGTCTTCTGTCGACTGGCGCATGCCGGGTTTTAATTCCGACATAAAAACATCCAGCAACAGGTAGGCGGCTACACCGAGGATCATGAAATAAGCCAGAAATATCCGTAAGTTGAGACTCACTAGTGATGTACCCGGCGCAACTGAATGCTGTAACCGACACCCCTGTGGGTCACTAATGAGGAATCATTGGGGTCTACGGCTCGCAGCTTGGCGCGTATGGTTTTTATATGGGTATCGACGGCGCGATCAAAACTTTCTTCCGGGGTCGGCCACACCGCATTCATCAGCTGTTCCCGGGTAAATACCCGTTCCGGCTGGCTCAGCAGCAGCTTTAAGATGCCGTATTCATAAGCGGTAAGTTCAAGCTGGCTGTTGCAGTAGCTGATTTGCCGTTTTTCTTCATCTAAGGTGAAGGTTTGCCCTGAGGCGGCAGACTGATTTGTTTGGGCGCGTTGGCGCTTTAAAATGACTTTCACCCGGGCAACCAGTTCGCGGGGGCTGAAAGGTTTAACCACATAATCATCACCGCCAATTTCCAGGCCGACTACACGGTCGATTTCTTCACCGCGGGCGGTTAAAAAGATGATCGGTACCTCTGAGTTTTTGCGGATGGTTTTACACACTTCAAAACCGTTGATGTCCGGCAGGCCGACATCGAGAATAACCAGATCGACATGACTGGCGCTTAACCGCTGCAGGGCTTCTTCTCCCAGGCTGACCCAGGTAGCAGCAAACCCTTCTGATTTCAGGGCATAGGTGATGTTGTCGGCAATGCTGGATTCGTCTTCGATGACCAGGATATGTTTTTTTACCACTTGTCCTTCTTATGCCTTATATCTGAATAGCTGACGGATAAATATCAGGTTTCAAGGTTACAGCACAGGAGCAAAACCGTAAACCCGGTTTAAGGAGCTATTAACCGGATCAGAAAGTTGAGCCAATAGCTTAGAAGGTAAAACCGTACTTGACCAACATGGCAAAACACATAGTCACCACAAGGTATCTCAGGTATTTTACCTTAATGGTAAACAGGCAATGGGAGCCGAGCCTGGCGCCGATAACCTGCCCCAGGATCATGATGAAGCCCAAGGCCCAAATTACCTGCCCGGCAACAAGGAAAACCAGCAGTGATGCCATATTGGTGGAAAAATTCAGGGTTTTGGCGATGGCGGTTGCATCAATAAAGCCCCGTCCGTTTAAAGAAACCCCGGCAAGGGCAAAGAAGGAACCGGTTCCCGGACCAAAAAAACCGTCGTAGCAACCAATCGAAGGGACAACCAGTCTTTGATAGTTTTTGGCAGACACTTTTGCCTGCTTGCTTTGCTTATCCAGGGCCGGGGCCATAAGAAAATAAATACCAATAAAAAGCATCACCAGCGGAATAACAAAACTTAATACCCGGGTATCAACAAACTGGAT
Protein-coding sequences here:
- a CDS encoding VanZ family protein, which encodes MLRIIPALLFLLFISWNIFAANKGDNNIFFELVRSLPYGDKLGHLVLYGTLSQLTVIAFNHKCLMVKGYPLPLGALLVLSLALIEEMSQLFLVNRTFDFADISADIAGIIIFTMMFNKRKARH
- the creD gene encoding cell envelope integrity protein CreD codes for the protein MQKNLSIKLAIIGFVTLLLLIPLGMIADKISERSQFLTRAKQDVSQSWTGQQTVMTAMVVFPYEVNRETTLVDKVSQKKTLHISKLAKRRFLIPDNIKINAQITNDIRHKGIYKIPVYTTRLDISGQINTDSWQAMLKEIKNEAHGGRLGRPYITTTVSDPRGINSIPTLMWQDKKIPFQPGSKLLENNKGLHAYLPEMPPISDKPAADISTGSLSEPIKFTFQLELRGMEAISFIPVGQAAKVQASSTWPHPQFIGEFLPASRNISQDGYRANWKITSFASNISDKITQCENRVCQPLFTSDFGIKHIEAVDIYLQSERSVKYSMLFIGLSFISFFIFEVIMKLPIHPIQYTLVGFAIAIFYLLLISLSEHIAFLLAYLVASLACTGLLLSYLRYVLAGFKQAFAFAALLLLLYTALYIIISAEDLALVMGALLTFVCLAIVMFTTRNIDWYQVGEQLNSKHNAALAAKEEP
- the creC gene encoding two-component system sensor histidine kinase CreC, whose product is MSLNLRIFLAYFMILGVAAYLLLDVFMSELKPGMRQSTEDALVDMSNLLAEMVTREYIASPDDLRHLTADMDSFLQRSHKAKISSINKQTSDIRIYITDAKGTVKYDSARRDVGKDYSQWNDVYLTLRGQYGARSTKSDPDNEFSTVMHVAAPIKHKQQIIGVLTVAKPNVTVQPFIEMARTNIQKRGLSLVLLSLIAALTLSFWLTRSIRKLVKYADAIRCGQQIKVPALRETELAKLATAIDDMRRELEGKDYVEKYVHALTHELKSPVSAIKGASEILSPQMAAADQSRFIGNIQYEAQRIDEMINRLLALVTVEKQDALEKVERLDLIPVINQVISSKQTRAAKCSVTITSEMPSQLFISGDSFLLAQAIDNLLQNALDFSPEGGTISVKVSPGIQTSILIRDQGCGIPAYALDKIFQRFYSLPRPDSQKKSSGLGLCFVKQIAELHLGSIELDNNKEKGVCARLTLNLT
- the creB gene encoding two-component system response regulator CreB — encoded protein: MVKKHILVIEDESSIADNITYALKSEGFAATWVSLGEEALQRLSASHVDLVILDVGLPDINGFEVCKTIRKNSEVPIIFLTARGEEIDRVVGLEIGGDDYVVKPFSPRELVARVKVILKRQRAQTNQSAASGQTFTLDEEKRQISYCNSQLELTAYEYGILKLLLSQPERVFTREQLMNAVWPTPEESFDRAVDTHIKTIRAKLRAVDPNDSSLVTHRGVGYSIQLRRVHH
- a CDS encoding TSUP family transporter, producing the protein MELAHFSIELLAFLFFIAIVAGFLDTLAGGGGLLTVPALMMSGIPPVAALATNKLQASTGTATASYMMLKNKKVSWDEIKPLMLFAFIGAAVGTTMIQFVDTRVLSFVIPLVMLFIGIYFLMAPALDKQSKQAKVSAKNYQRLVVPSIGCYDGFFGPGTGSFFALAGVSLNGRGFIDATAIAKTLNFSTNMASLLVFLVAGQVIWALGFIMILGQVIGARLGSHCLFTIKVKYLRYLVVTMCFAMLVKYGFTF